The Streptomyces sp. M92 nucleotide sequence CGAGGGCCGGGATCAGGTCACGGGTGACGGCGGCGGTGGCGGCGATGTGGATGGAGGACGGGAAGACGTCGTTGGAGGACTGCGAGGCGTTGACGTGGTCGTTGGGGTGCACGTCGCGGCCGAGCCGCTCACTGGCGAGGGTGGCGACGACCTCGTTGGTGTTCATGTTGGACGAGGTGCCCGAGCCCGTCTGGAACACGTCCACCGGGAAGTGCGCGTCCCACTTCCCCTCCGCGACCTCGCCGGCCGCCTCCTGGATCGCGGCCGCGACGTCCTCGTCCAGGACGCCCAGCTCGGCGTTGACCTTGGCCGCCGCGCCCTTGATCCGGGCGAGCGCCTCGATGTGCGCGCGCTCGATGCGCTGCCCGGAGACGGGGAAGTTCTCCACCGCCCGCTGCGTCTGGGCCCGCCACTTGGCGTGGGCGGGCACCCGCACCTCGCCCATGGAGTCGTGCTCGGTGCGGTATTCGGTCCTGTCCTGCTCGTCGGCCATCGACGATCACCTCCACGTGTCACAGCGTCCGCGCCGGGACCACTGTTCCCCGTGGAGGCGGATCGTCACGGCCGGGGCTCAGGCGAGTCCGGGACCGCGCACCGGAATGGACGTGAAGGTGGGCGCCGGAGCCGGGTCCTGGAAGAAGTCGTTGCCCTTGTCGTCCACCACGATGAACGCCGGGAAGTCCTCGACCTCGATCTTCCAGACCGCCTCCATGCCGAGCTCCTCGTACTCGACGACCTCGACCTTCTTGATGCAGTCCTGGGCGAGGCGCGCCGCCGGACCGCCGATCGAGCCGAGGTAGAAGCCGCCGTGCGTGTCGCACGCGTCGGTGACCTGCTTGCTCCGGTTGCCCTTGGCCAGCATCACCTTCGAGCCGCCCGCCGCCTGGAACTGCTCCACGTAGGAGTCCATGCGCCCGGCGGTGGTCGGTCCGAAGGACCCGGAGGCGTACCCTTCCGGCGTCTTGGCCGGACCCGCGTAGTACACGGGGTGGTCCTTCAGGTACTGCGGCATCTCCTCGCCCGCGTCCAGCCGCTCCTTGATCTTGGCGTGCGCGATGTCGCGGGCCACGACCAGCGGGCCGGTCAGGGACAGCCGGGTCTTGACCGGGTGCCTGGTCAGCTCGGCGAGGATGGCGTCCATCGGCTGGTTGAGGTCGATCCTGACGACGTCGCCGGACTCGTCGAGCTGCTCGTCCGTGGTCTCCGGCAGGAACCGCGCCGGGTCGGTCTCCAGCTGCTCCAGGAAGACGCCCTCGGCGGTGATCTTCGCGACCGCCTGCCGGTCCGCCGAGCAGGACACGGCGATGGCGACCGGGCAGGACGCCCCGTGCCTCGGCAGGCGCACCACGCGCACGTCGTGGCAGAAGTACTTGCCGCCGAACTGCGCGCCGATGCCGATCTTCTGCGTCAGCTCGAAGACCTTCTCCTCCAGCTCCTTGTCCCGGAAGCCGTGCCCGAGCTCCGAGCCCTCGGCGGGGATCTCGTCCAGGTAGTGCGCGGAGGCGTACTTCGCGGTCTTCAGCGCGTACTCGGCGGAGGTGCCGCCGACCACGATCGCCAGGTGGTACGGCGGGCAGGCGGCCGTGCCCAGCGAGCGGATCTTCTCCTCCAGGAACTTCATCATGGAGGACTCGTTCAGGACGGCCTTCGTCTCCTGGTAGAGGAAGGACTTGTTGGCCGAGCCGCCGCCCTTGGCCATGAAGAGGAACTTGTAGGCACCGCCGTCGGTCGCGTACAGCTCGATCTGGGCCGGGAGGTTGGAGCCGGTGTTCTTCTCCTCCCACATGGTGAGCGGGGCCATCTGCGAGTAGCGCAGGTTCAGGTTCTTGTAGGCGTCGTAGATGCCCCGGCTCAGGGCCTCCTCGTCACCGCCCGCCGTCAGCACGTTCTGCCCGCGCTTGCCCATGACGATCGCCGTGCCGGTGTCCTGGCACATCGGCAGCACGCCCGCGGCCGCGATGTTCGCGTTCTTCAGCAGGTCCAGCGCCACGAACTTGTCGTTGCCCGACGCCTCGGGGTCGTCGATGATGCGGCGCAGCTGCGCCAGGTGGGCCGGGCGCAGGTAGTGCTGGATGTCGTGGACGGCCTCCTCGGCCAGCTTGCGCAGCGCCTCCGGCTCGACCTTGAGGAACGTCCGCCCGTCGGCCTCGAAGGTGGACACACCCTCGGCGGTCACCAGCCGGTACGGAGTGGTGTCCTCACCCTGGGGGAGCAGATCGGTGTACGCGAACTCAGGCATCTCGCCCATTCCTCACTAGACATGGCTGGCCTCCGTTGGCAGCGCCAACCAGCGTAAAACCTGCCCGCGGCGCCGAGCCTGTGAGGTAAGGCTCAGTAGGTCCGCGACCGTGCCACGAGAAGGTTGCCCACAGGGCTAGTCGCGATCTATCGCGTTTCGCTACCCTGTTGCCGTGGACCTTCACAAGCACGCCCCAACGCAGGACGCGGTACCGCGCGGCACCGCGCCGAGTGTCTCCGAGATGCGCGCCTCGGACGCCGACCGCGACCGTATCGCCGACATCCTCCGCGACGCCGTCGCCGAGGGGCGGCTGACCGCCGAGGAGCACGCCGAGCGCGTCGAGCGCGTGCTGGCCGCCAGAACGGTCGGCGAGCTGGACGCCTTCGTGCGCGACCTGCCCGCCGCGCACGCGGGCCGGCCCAGCGCCGCTCCGGCTCCCCACCGCCCCGCCGCCGGCACCGTCCCGGCGGACCCCGACGAGAACGTGGTCGCGGTCTTCAGCGGCGCCGTCCGCAAGGGCCGCTGGCGGGCGGGCCGCCGCATCCACGCGTACGCGGTCTTCGGCAGCGTCGAGATCGACCTCAGCGAGGCGATCTTCGAACACCAGCAGGTCGTGATCAAGGCGTTCTCCGTCTTCGGCAGCGTCGAGGTGCGGGTCCCGGAGAACGCGTCGTTGCGCGGAGCCGGGGGCGGCGTGCTCGGCAGCTTCGAGGTGGACGCCCTGGACTCCGCCGAGACCGACGCCCCCGTCGTGTACGTGGACGGCTGGGCGGTGCTGGGCAGCGTCGAGGCCCGGCCGAAGCGGGGCAAGCTCGTCGCGGACATCCTCGGCCGGGTGCACCGCAAGGTCGAAAAGGGTTTGGGCAAGCACCTGTAACGCGACTCGCGCGCCGGTTGAGGACCCTGTGCATAGGCGCGCGTACAACGGGTAAGCCTGACGCATCGTCTCTCGCTCGCGAAGCCGTCGTCAGGAGTAGACCGTGCTGCAACCGCCGCCTTCGTCCCTGCAGGTAGCTGCCGTTCCGGCCCAGCGGGTGCCTGTGCGGCACAGGGACCAGGACGCTCCTTGGCACACCGAGGCGGTGTGTCGGCGCGACGAGGCCGGACTGTTCTTCGCCCCTTCCAAGGAACCCACCGCGGCCCGCCTCTCCCGCGAGGAGGCGGCCAAGCGGGTCTGCGCACGCTGCCCGGTCATGGTCGAGTGCCGCGAGCACGCCCTCCTGCAGCCCGAGCCCTACGGCGTCTGGGGCGGCCTCACCGCCGCCGAACGCCGCGTGGTCCTGGCACGCCGCCGCCGCCGCGACCTGGAACTGAAGAAGGCCGCCAGCGCCACGGGCCGCATAGCGGCGGCCGGCTGACACCAAGGCAGACGAAAGGGCACCCTCTCCGCACAGAGGGTGCCCTTTTCGCACGGGCGGCGCGGGGCTGTTTCCGATCTGCGGCGTCTGTCTCATGCCGGTCGCTACAGCCAACCCAGGGGCGCGGGGCTGTGTCCAATTTGCGGCTCCGCCGCGAGGGCGCGACCAGCCACGACGCGCCCGCACCCGCCGAACAACGGTCACCCCCGCTTCAGAGGGCGCCCCGCACGACCGACGGAGTCACTTCGCCCGGTCGAAATCAATCGCGCTGTACGCCCGCAGCTTGCTCAGCCGGTGCTCGGAGTCGATCCGCCGCACCGTCCCCGACTTCGACCGCATCACGATCGAGTCGGTCGTCGCCGTCTCGGACCGGTACCGCACCCCGCGCAGCAGCTCACCGTCGGTGATGCCGGTCGCGACGAAGAACACGTTGTCCCCGGAGACCAGGTCGTCGGTGGTCAGCACCCGGTCCAGGTCGTGCCCGGCGTCGATCGCGCGCTGCCGCTCCTCGTCGTCCTTGGGCCACAGCTTGCCCTGGATGGTGCCGCCCAGGCACTTCACCGCGCAGGCCGAGATGATGCCCTCCGGCGTGCCGCCGACCCCGAGAAGCAGGTCGATGCCGGTGCCCTCGCGCAGCGCCAGGATGGAGCCGGCCACGTCGCCGTCGGAGATCAGCTTGATGCGGGCGCCGGTCTCCCGGACCTCCTTGATCAGGCCCTGGTGGCGGGGCCGGTCGAGGATGACGACGGTGACGTCCTCGGGGGTGCGCCGCTTGGCCTTGGCGATCCGGCGGATGTTCACGGACACGGGGGCGTTGATGTCGACGAAGTCGGCGGCCTCCGGGCCGGTGACCAGCTTGTCCATGTAGAAGACGGCCGACGGGTCGAACATGGAGCCCCGCTCGGCCGCGGCCAGCACCGCGATGGCGTTGGTCATGCCGTTGGCCGTCAGCGTGGTCCCGTCGATCGGGTCCACGGCGATGTCCACCTCGGCGCCGGTGCCGTCGCCGACCCGCTCCCCGTTGAAGAGCATCGGGGCCTCGTCCTTCTCGCCCTCGCCGATGACGACGACGCCGTTCATCGAGACGGTGTGGACGAGGGTCCGCATGGCGCGCACCGCGGCACCGTCGGCGCCGTTCTTGTCTCCGCGCCCGACCCAGCGGCCGGCGGCCATCGCAGCGGCTTCGGTCACCCGCACCAGTTCCATGGCGAGGTTGCGGTCAGGGGCCTCCGAGGGAACGTCCAGCTCGGAGGGCAGATGATGCTCGGTCATCGGAACGCACCTTTCTGATACGACGACGGCCGGATGAGGGTGTGGCCATGACTCTATCGTCAGTCCGACAAAATGAGCAGGGGACCCCACGTATGAGCACATCGGGGACCTGCGACGATAGGGGCGTGGCAGGTACGAACGGCAAGCAGAAGACGGCCCGGGACATGGTGCTCTCCCTGGGCGTCATCGTTCTCGCGGGACTGGTCATGTATCTCTTCATCCCGCACGACGACGACGGCGGTCCCGACCTCAAGCGGGTCGACTACACGGTCGAGCTGACCACCGCACGCCGCGCCGCACCGTACCCGGTGGCGGCGCCCGAGGGGCTGTCCCAGGAGTGGAAGCCCACCTCCGTCCGCTACCGCGGCGCCGAGGACAACGCCTGGCACCTGGGTTACCACGCCCCCGACGGTGAGTACGTGGCGGTCGAGCAGTCGACGGGGAAGCCGGCCGAGTTCATCGAGGAGGCCAGCCAGGGTGCCCGGAAGACCGAGGCCACCGAGGAGATCGGCGGCCGGACGTGGACCCGGTACACGGGCGGCCGGTACGAGGCGCTGGTGCTGCACGACACCGACGGCGTGAAGGGCGCGACGACGGTCGTGGCCGGCACGGGATCCTTCGAGCAGCTGGGCAGGATGGCGGCGGCGCTGAAGCTGGCCTGAGCCGACGCCGTACTCCGCACGACCGCGCGGACACGGCGAAGCCCCCGGTGGAGTACCGGGGGCTTCGTCGTGTCCGCGCCGGGCCGGGGCCGGGCTCAGACCGTGGTGACGACCTGCTCGAACGCCAGGCGCGGGGAACGCGGGAACCAGGCGTCCGGGCCGGGACGGCCGATGTTGACGACCATCAGCGGGGTGTGGTCGTCGTCCAGGAACTCCTTGCGGACGCCCTCGAAGTCCAGTCCCGTCATCGGGCCGGCGGCCAGCCCGGCGGCGCGGACGCCGACGATGAAGTAGGCGGCCTGAAGGGCGGCGTTCAGGGTCGCGGCACCCTCGCGCACCGGGCGCTCGCTGAAGAAGGCGTCCTTGGCCTGCGGGAAGTGCGGGAAGAGCTGCGGCAGCTCCTCGTGGAACTCGTTGTCCGCCGACAGGATCGCGACCAGCGGGGCGGCGGCCGTCTTGGGCCGGTTGCCCTCGGCCATGTGCTGGACCAGGCGCTCGCGGGCCTCGGGGGAGCGGACCAGGGTGATGCGCAGCGGCGACTGGTTGAAGGCGGTCGGGCCGTACTTGACCAGGTCGTAGATCGCCTGCACCTGCTCGTCGGTCACCGGCTCGTCGGTGAAGGTGTTCGCGGTGCGGGCCTCGCGGAACAGCAGGTTCTGGGCGGCGGGGTCAAGGACGAGAGACATACGTGATCTTCCTCGGGGGGTGTGCGTCGGCTCCGCACCGGTCGGCGGGGAGCCGTTGACGGGGACGACGCTACGCCAAAGAAGTTCAAGCTTCAACCAAACGAGAGATGCGGTGATCCGCTTCACAGGACCGCCCGCGTGACGGCGGCCGTGACGTGGCAGCGGCAGCCGGTGCCGCAGGTCCCCACTCCCGCCTCCAGTGATTGGTGGTGCGCGTGGGCACTGCGCCTGGCCAGTGCCCGCCCTCCGCGCGCTGCCGCGCGAACGCTTCACCGCGGCCCTCCCCGACGGCGCGGACCGGCCGCGGCCGTCGGGCCCGCGATCGGGCTGGACGGGAGGATCCAGCGCTTGGAGGCCATGCGGAACGTCACCCCGCCGCCGACCTGAGTAGTGACGCAGGTCACCCGCTCCGGGCGATCACTTCTCCCGAGAGGCGCGGTCGTAATGGGCAGCACACCGTCAACGGCACCGAGGGAGCAGACGGAACATGACCAGCAGCGCCGCCAAGGGCCCCGCCTCCTACTTCCCGTCGATCGAGAAGAAGTACGGCCGCCCGATCGCGGAATGGAAGGAACTGATCCGCTCCTCACCGCTCGCCAAGCACATGGAGCTCGTCTCCTGGCTCAAGACCGAGCACGGCCTGGGTCACGGACACGCCAACGCGCTGGTCGCGCACACGCTCGCCGAGAACAGCGGGAAGTGACCGCGCCCCGCGCGGCCAGGGAGAATCAGGAGGCCAGGAGGCCAGGAGGCCAGGAGGCTAGCGGGTGTCCGCCTCCGCCTCGGCTTCCGCCTCCTCGGCCAGCGCCGCGTCCAGGCGGGCGCGGGCGCCGTCCAGCCAGCGGCGGCAGACCTTCGCCAGTTCCTCGCCCCGCTCCCACAGGGCGAGGGACTCCTCCAGCGTCGTACCGCCGGCCTCCAGCCGCCGTACGACCTCGATCAGCTCGTCCCGCGCCTGCTCGTACCCGAGCGCCTCGGACACGGCCGTCGGCTGCTCCACCTCGCTGGTCATCCACTCACCTTACGCATCGACTCGTACGGAGAAATCACCCTCGGACACGCGGGCGCGCAGGGCCTCGCCCGGCTCCACCTCGCCGGGGTCACGGACGGCGTGCCCGTCGGCCCGCTGCAGCACGGCGTACCCGCGCTTCAGGGTCGCGGCGGGGGAGAGGGCCACCACGCGCGCGTGCGTGTGCGTCAGCTCGGAGTCGGCCCGGTCGAGATGGTGCCGCAGCGTGCGGCGGCCCCGCTCCAGCAGGGCCGTCACCTGCTCGGCCCGCTCGTCGATCATCCGGTGCGGGTCCTGTATCGACGGCCGGGCGAGCGCGTGGGCCAGCCCCCGCTCCTCCCGGTCGACGAACGCGGCCACGCACCGCCGCGCCCGGTCCCGCAGCTGCCGCACCCGCTCGTACTCCTCGCCGACGTCCGGCACGACCTTCTTCGCGGCGTCGGTCGGCGTGGAGGCGCGCAGGTCGGCGACCAGGTCCAGCAGGGGGCTGTCCGGCTCGTGGCCGATCGCCGAGACGACCGGCGTACGGCAGGCGGCGACCGCCCGCACCAGCTGCTCGTCGGAGAACGGCAGCAGATCCTCCACGCTGCCCCCACCGCGGGCGACGACGATCACGTCCACGTCGTCGATCGCGTCCAGCTCCTTCACCGCCTGCACCACCTGCGGCACCGCGTGCACGCCCTGCACGGGGACGTTACGCACCTCGAAGCGGACGGCGGGCCAGCGGTGCCGGGCGTTCTCCAGGACGTCCCGCTCGGCCGCCGAGGCCCGCCCGCACACCAGCCCGATCAGCTGCGGCAGGAACGGCAGCGGCTTCTTCCGTTCCGCCGCGAACAGCCCCTCCCGCGTGAGTGCCTTCTTCAGCTGCTCCAGCCGCGCCAGCAGCTCCCCGACGCCCACCGGCTTGATCGCGGCCGCCCGCAGCGACAGCTGCCCGCGCGGGGCGTACCACTCCGGCTTGGCGTGCACGACGACCCGCGCACCCTCGCCGACCACGTCCGCCACCGCGTCGAACACCTGCCGGTAGCAGGTCACGCTCACGGAGACGTCGTACGACGGGTCGCGCAGCGTCAGGAACACGACCCCGGCGCCCGGCCGCCGCGACAACTGGGTGATCTGCCCCTCGACCCACACCGCGCCGAGCCGGTCGATCCAGCCCCCGATCAGCCGTGACACCTCACCCACGGGCAGCGGGCTTTCGGGAGTCGAGTTAACAGCCATGCGCCCGAGCGTAACGGCCGGGTACGACAACCCCGGCCGGCCGGCCGCGACGCCACCGCCCGCGCACCGTGCCGTACGCGCTCGCAGCGTCCCGCGTCCCGCATCCCGTGGCCGGGGCCGCCGCAAGGCACGGCCCGGAACACGGCGACGCGCGGTCGCCCGCCGCTCCTTTCCCTTCCCACGCAGTGCGCGACCGCGCGGCCTCCTGCAACCCGCTCGGAGGGGCCTCGCCTGTTCCGCCGTGCGCGCCCGGTCGGACCGGGGCCTGCTTCGCCTCGGTGGCC carries:
- the xseA gene encoding exodeoxyribonuclease VII large subunit; amino-acid sequence: MAVNSTPESPLPVGEVSRLIGGWIDRLGAVWVEGQITQLSRRPGAGVVFLTLRDPSYDVSVSVTCYRQVFDAVADVVGEGARVVVHAKPEWYAPRGQLSLRAAAIKPVGVGELLARLEQLKKALTREGLFAAERKKPLPFLPQLIGLVCGRASAAERDVLENARHRWPAVRFEVRNVPVQGVHAVPQVVQAVKELDAIDDVDVIVVARGGGSVEDLLPFSDEQLVRAVAACRTPVVSAIGHEPDSPLLDLVADLRASTPTDAAKKVVPDVGEEYERVRQLRDRARRCVAAFVDREERGLAHALARPSIQDPHRMIDERAEQVTALLERGRRTLRHHLDRADSELTHTHARVVALSPAATLKRGYAVLQRADGHAVRDPGEVEPGEALRARVSEGDFSVRVDA
- a CDS encoding DUF1707 SHOCT-like domain-containing protein, which codes for MDLHKHAPTQDAVPRGTAPSVSEMRASDADRDRIADILRDAVAEGRLTAEEHAERVERVLAARTVGELDAFVRDLPAAHAGRPSAAPAPHRPAAGTVPADPDENVVAVFSGAVRKGRWRAGRRIHAYAVFGSVEIDLSEAIFEHQQVVIKAFSVFGSVEVRVPENASLRGAGGGVLGSFEVDALDSAETDAPVVYVDGWAVLGSVEARPKRGKLVADILGRVHRKVEKGLGKHL
- a CDS encoding DUF4287 domain-containing protein, which gives rise to MTSSAAKGPASYFPSIEKKYGRPIAEWKELIRSSPLAKHMELVSWLKTEHGLGHGHANALVAHTLAENSGK
- a CDS encoding DUF4245 domain-containing protein — its product is MAGTNGKQKTARDMVLSLGVIVLAGLVMYLFIPHDDDGGPDLKRVDYTVELTTARRAAPYPVAAPEGLSQEWKPTSVRYRGAEDNAWHLGYHAPDGEYVAVEQSTGKPAEFIEEASQGARKTEATEEIGGRTWTRYTGGRYEALVLHDTDGVKGATTVVAGTGSFEQLGRMAAALKLA
- a CDS encoding WhiB family transcriptional regulator, producing the protein MLQPPPSSLQVAAVPAQRVPVRHRDQDAPWHTEAVCRRDEAGLFFAPSKEPTAARLSREEAAKRVCARCPVMVECREHALLQPEPYGVWGGLTAAERRVVLARRRRRDLELKKAASATGRIAAAG
- the glpX gene encoding class II fructose-bisphosphatase, translated to MTEHHLPSELDVPSEAPDRNLAMELVRVTEAAAMAAGRWVGRGDKNGADGAAVRAMRTLVHTVSMNGVVVIGEGEKDEAPMLFNGERVGDGTGAEVDIAVDPIDGTTLTANGMTNAIAVLAAAERGSMFDPSAVFYMDKLVTGPEAADFVDINAPVSVNIRRIAKAKRRTPEDVTVVILDRPRHQGLIKEVRETGARIKLISDGDVAGSILALREGTGIDLLLGVGGTPEGIISACAVKCLGGTIQGKLWPKDDEERQRAIDAGHDLDRVLTTDDLVSGDNVFFVATGITDGELLRGVRYRSETATTDSIVMRSKSGTVRRIDSEHRLSKLRAYSAIDFDRAK
- a CDS encoding exodeoxyribonuclease VII small subunit, whose protein sequence is MTSEVEQPTAVSEALGYEQARDELIEVVRRLEAGGTTLEESLALWERGEELAKVCRRWLDGARARLDAALAEEAEAEAEADTR
- a CDS encoding malonic semialdehyde reductase; the encoded protein is MSLVLDPAAQNLLFREARTANTFTDEPVTDEQVQAIYDLVKYGPTAFNQSPLRITLVRSPEARERLVQHMAEGNRPKTAAAPLVAILSADNEFHEELPQLFPHFPQAKDAFFSERPVREGAATLNAALQAAYFIVGVRAAGLAAGPMTGLDFEGVRKEFLDDDHTPLMVVNIGRPGPDAWFPRSPRLAFEQVVTTV
- a CDS encoding fumarate hydratase; this encodes MGEMPEFAYTDLLPQGEDTTPYRLVTAEGVSTFEADGRTFLKVEPEALRKLAEEAVHDIQHYLRPAHLAQLRRIIDDPEASGNDKFVALDLLKNANIAAAGVLPMCQDTGTAIVMGKRGQNVLTAGGDEEALSRGIYDAYKNLNLRYSQMAPLTMWEEKNTGSNLPAQIELYATDGGAYKFLFMAKGGGSANKSFLYQETKAVLNESSMMKFLEEKIRSLGTAACPPYHLAIVVGGTSAEYALKTAKYASAHYLDEIPAEGSELGHGFRDKELEEKVFELTQKIGIGAQFGGKYFCHDVRVVRLPRHGASCPVAIAVSCSADRQAVAKITAEGVFLEQLETDPARFLPETTDEQLDESGDVVRIDLNQPMDAILAELTRHPVKTRLSLTGPLVVARDIAHAKIKERLDAGEEMPQYLKDHPVYYAGPAKTPEGYASGSFGPTTAGRMDSYVEQFQAAGGSKVMLAKGNRSKQVTDACDTHGGFYLGSIGGPAARLAQDCIKKVEVVEYEELGMEAVWKIEVEDFPAFIVVDDKGNDFFQDPAPAPTFTSIPVRGPGLA